The proteins below come from a single Gossypium raimondii isolate GPD5lz chromosome 2, ASM2569854v1, whole genome shotgun sequence genomic window:
- the LOC105789025 gene encoding gamma-interferon-responsive lysosomal thiol protein, with amino-acid sequence MAAYRRWVSVLCCLSLLGSFASASTISLPSDSRKVSLTLYYESLCPYSANFIVNYLPKLFNEDLISIVDLRLVPWGNAKLKGNGTFDCQHGPTECLLNTVEACAIDAWPKLNDHFPFIYCVENLELERKPLEWESCFKKLGLESKPVNDCYNSGLGQKLDLQYAAETSALEPPHTYVPWVVVDGQPLYEDYENYISYVCKAYKGANMPKACSGLTFNQIYNRKTIHPVCYKEIPPSTLSSRTISTVMSWIQKIVTSM; translated from the exons ATGGCAGCTTATCGACGATGGGTTTCAGTTCTCTGTTGCCTCTCCTTGCTGGGTTCATTTGCTTCAGCTTCCACAATTAGCCTTCCATCTGATTCTCGTAAAGTCTCCTTGACTTTGTATTACGAATCCCTTTGCCCATACAGTGCCAATTTCATTGTCAATTACCTGCCCAAGCTCTTCAATGAGGATCTCATCTCCATCGTCGATCTCCGCCTCGTTCCTTGGGGAAACGCTAAGCTCAAAGGCAACGGCACCTTTGATTGCCAG CATGGCCCTACTGAATGCTTGTTGAACACTGTGGAAGCTTGTGCAATTGATGCCTGGCCTAAACTG AATGACCATTTCCCATTTATCTATTGCGTTGAGAATTTGGAATTGGAGCGCAAGCCCCTTGAATGGGAATCGTGCTTTAAGAAATTGGGATTGGAATCAAAGCCTGTTAATGATTGTTATAACAGTGGACTGGGGCAAAAA CTTGATCTACAATATGCAGCCGAAACAAGTGCCCTTGAACCACCTCATACATATGTACCTTGGGTTGTTGTGGATGGGCAACCACTTTACGAG GACTATGAAAACTATATAAGCTATGTGTGCAAGGCTTATAAAGGTGCCAATATGCCCAAGGCTTGTAGTGGACTGACCTTCAATCAAATCTACAATAGAAAAACTATCCATCCAGTTTGCTATAAGGAGATACCACCATCAACATTGTCATCAAGAACAATATCAACTGTTATGTCATGGATACAGAAGATAGTAACTTCTATGTAA